In Canis lupus baileyi chromosome X, mCanLup2.hap1, whole genome shotgun sequence, one DNA window encodes the following:
- the UBQLN2 gene encoding ubiquilin-2: MAENGESSGPPRPSRGPAAAQGPASAPAEPKIIKVTVKTPKEKEEFAVPENSSVQQFKEAISKRFKSQTDQLVLIFAGKILKDQDTLIQHGIHDGLTVHLVIKSQNRPQGQSTQPSNAAGTNTTSASTPRSNSTSVSTNSNPFGLGSLGGLAGLSSLGLSSTNFSELQNQMQQQLLSSPEMMIQIMENPFVQSMLSNPDLMRQLIMANPQMQQLIQRNPEISHLLNNPDIMRQTLEIARNPAMMQEMMRNQDLALSNLESIPGGYNALRRMYTDIQEPMLNAAQEQFGGNPFASVGSSSTSGEGTQPSRTENRDPLPNPWAPPPATQSSATTSTTSSSGSGSGSSSSSATGNTVAAANYVASIFSTPGMQSLLQQITENPQLIQNMLSAPYMRSMMQSLSQNPDLAAQMMLNSPVFTANPQLQEQMRPQLPAFLQQMQNPDTLSAMSNPRAMQALMQIQQGLQTLATEAPGLIPSFTPGVGVGVLGTAIGPVGPVTPIGPIGPIVPFTPIGPIGPIGPTGPAGPGSTGSGGPPGPTVSSSTPTETTSPTSESGPNQQFIQQMVQALAGASPPQLPNPEVRFQQQLEQLNAMGFLNREANLQALIATGGDINAAIERLLGSQPS; encoded by the coding sequence ATGGCTGAGAACGGCGAGAGTagcggccccccgcgcccctcccgcgGCCCTGCCGCGGCCCaaggccctgcctctgccccggCCGAGCCCAAAATCATCAAAGTTACTGTGAAGACCCCCAAAGAGAAAGAGGAGTTCGCGGTGCCCGAGAATAGCTCAGTCCAGCAGTTTAAGGAAGCGATTTCAAAACGCTTCAAATCCCAAACCGACCAGCTAGTGTTGATTTTTGCcggaaaaatcttaaaagatcaAGATACCTTGATTCAGCATGGCATCCATGATGGACTGACTGTTCATCTTGTAATTAAAAGCCAGAACCGACCTCAGGGCCAGTCCACACAGCCTAGTAATGCCGCGGGAACTAATACTACCTCCGCGTCGACTCCCAGGAGTAACTCCACATCTGTTTCCACAAATAGCAACCCGTTTGGGCTGGGGAGCTTAGGAGGACTTGCAGGCCTTAGCAGCCTGGGCTTGAGCTCGACCAACTTCTCTGAGCTCCAGAACCAGATGCAGCAGCAGCTCCTGTCCAGCCCTGAGATGATGATTCAAATCATGGAAAATCCCTTTGTTCAGAGCATGCTTTCAAATCCCGATCTAATGAGGCAGCTCATTATGGCCAATCCACAGATGCAGCAGTTGATTCAGAGAAATCCAGAAATCAGTCACCTGCTCAACAACCCAGATATAATGAGACAGACCCTGGAAATTGCCAGGAATCCAGCCATGATGCAAGAGATGATGAGAAATCAAGATTTGGCTCTCAGCAATCTTGAAAGCATCCCAGGTGGCTACAATGCTCTACGACGCATGTACACTGATATTCAAGAACCCATGCTGAATGCTGCACAAGAGCAGTTTGGGGGTAATCCATTTGCCTCGGTGGGAAGCAGTTCCACCTCTGGGGAAGGTACACAACCTTCCCGCACAGAAAATCGAGATCCACTACCCAATCCATGGGCACCACCACCGGCTACCCAGAGTTCTGCAACCACCAGCACAACCTCCAGCAGTGGCAGTGGCTCTGGCAGTAGCTCCAGCAGTGCTACTGGGAACACCGTGGCTGCAGCCAACTATGTTGCCAGCATCTTCAGTACCCCAGGAATGCAGAGCTTGCTGCAACAGATAACTGAAAACCCTCAACTGATCCAGAATATGCTGTCTGCACCCTACATGAGAAGCATGATGCAGTCGCTGAGCCAGAATCCAGATTTAGCTGCACAGATGATGCTGAATAGCCCGGTGTTTACTGCAAATCCTCAGTTGCAGGAGCAGATGCGTCCACAGCTCCCAGCTTTCCTGCAGCAGATGCAGAATCCAGACACACTATCAGCCATGTCAAACCCAAGAGCAATGCAGGCTTTAATGCAGATCCAGCAGGGGCTACAGACATTAGCCACTGAAGCTCCTGGCCTCATTCCAAGCTTCACTCCAGGTGTGGGGGTAGGGGTGCTGGGAACCGCTATAGGCCCTGTAGGCCCAGTCACACCCATAGGCCCCATAGGCCCCATAGTCCCATTTACTCCCATAGGCCCCATTGGGCCCATAGGACCCACCGGCCCTGCAGGCCCTGGCTCTACTGGCTCTGGAGGCCCCCCTGGGCCCACTGTTTCTAGCTCTACACCCACCGAAACCACTAGCCCAACATCAGAATCTGGACCCAACCAGCAGTTCATTCAGCAAATGGTGCAGGCTCTGGCTGGGGCAAGTCCTCCACAGCTGCCGAATCCAGAAGTCAGATTTCAGCAACAACTGGAACAGCTCAACGCAATGGGGTTCTTAAACCGTGAGGCAAACTTGCAGGCTCTAATAGCAACAGGAGGCGACATCAATGCTGCCATTGAAAGGCTGCTGGGCTCCCAGCCATCCTAA